Proteins co-encoded in one Girardinichthys multiradiatus isolate DD_20200921_A chromosome 11, DD_fGirMul_XY1, whole genome shotgun sequence genomic window:
- the pcolcea gene encoding procollagen C-endopeptidase enhancer a, whose translation MMRADCIWGLLLLLSLSLGWTKAQATNNTRPVFYCGGDLVADSGFIGSEGFPSFYKPNTKCTWRITVPEGNVVTLSFRIFDLEADSQCRYDYLDIYNGYSNLVQKLGRFCGTFRPGTQISTTNTMTLEMVTDGETQTRGFLAYFSGTKPYTNDEQFCGGKMTKSQGEIKTPNWPDRKYPPGTSCSWLITVEPDRVIQVKFDKFVLEADTYCRFDYVAFFNGGQRDDSRLIGKYCGDQSPQPIISSGNELLVQFVSDLSVPSDGFFGHYKSIPRGSQPMTVDSGPSTGSAPSERAVKPAESERPAVTTQPPVPTTASPKYVTPSVRPTRRGVANQNPKRLGPQNPLCARACKRAGNIKKSFCSSEFVITGKVISLAPGPRGTLSINISLIKAYKSGRLTITQVGETMAVKLVSQCKKCPLVRRGGNYIIMGQVDEDGRGTLEPGAFIAQYKAVHHKLLMNINNQPC comes from the exons ATGATGCGTGCGGATTGCATCTGGGGGCTTCTCTTGCTCCTGTCACTGAGTTTGGGATGGACAAAAGCTCAGGCGACCAATAACACCAG GCCTGTATTCTACTGTGGTGGAGACCTGGTTGCAGATTCAGGTTTCATTGGCAGCGAGGGGTTCCCCAGCTTCTACAAACCCAACACCAAATGCACCTGGCGGATCACT GTCCCAGAGGGAAATGTGGTCACGCTCTCCTTCCGCATCTTTGACCTAGAGGCTGACTCACAGTGTCGCTACGACTATCTGGATATTTACAATGGCTATTCCAACCTGGTGCAAAAACTCGGTCGCTTCTGTGGAACTTTCCGACCCGGCACTCAGATATCAACCACAAACACCATGACACTGGAGATGGTGACTGATGGAGAGACCCAGACCAGAGGGTTTTTGGCCTATTTCAGTGGAACAAAACCTTATACAAATG ACGAGCAGTTCTGTGGGGGGAAGATGACAAAATCCCAGGGAGAGATCAAGACACCCAACTGGCCTGACAGGAAGTACCCACCAGGGACCAGCTGTTCCTGGCTCATCACTGTGGAACCTGACAGG GTGATCCAGGTGAAGTTTGACAAATTCGTTCTGGAGGCTGACACCTATTGCCGGTTTGACTATGTTGCCTTCTTTAACGGTGGACAGAGAGATGATTCACGCCTGATTGGGAAATACTGTGGCGATCAGTCTCCTCA ACCCATTATCAGCAGTGGCAACGAGCTGCTGGTCCAGTTCGTGTCTGACCTCAGTGTGCCATCTGATGGATTCTTCGGCCACTATAAAAGCATCCCCCGTGGTTCTCAGCCCATGACCGTCGACTCAGGACCCAGTACAGGATCTGCCCCCTCAGAACGAGCAGTCAAACCTGCTGAGTCTGAACGACCCGCTGTCACCACTCAGCCTCCTGTCCCCACCACCGCCTCCCCCAAATACGTGACTCCTTCGGTCAGACCCACAAGAAGAGGCGTCGCAAACCAAAATCCTAAGAGGCTAG GTCCTCAGAATCCACTGTGTGCCAGAGCCTGTAAGCGAGCTGGAAACATCAAGAAAAGTTTCTGCTCTAGTGAATTTG TGATCACTGGAAAGGTTATCTCTTTGGCCCCTGGACCCCGAGGCACTCTTTCCATTAACATCTCCCTCATTAAGGCTTACAAATCAGGACGGCTGACCATCACACAGGTTGGAGAGACAATGGCAGTTAAGCTCGTGTCACAGTGCAAGAAGTGCCCCTTGGTTCGCCGAG GTGGCAACTACATCATCATGGGTCAGGTGGATGAAGACGGACGTGGCACCTTGGAACCCGGTGCATTCATTGCTCAATACAAAGCTGTTCACCACAAACTATTGATGAATATCAACAACCAACCATGCTGA
- the tmem88a gene encoding transmembrane protein 88a, protein MSLSQHGTLEKTFSDHGHSSRAGSGVVVPPPYSLGGSEAADGPLELRGSLDCWACSVLVTAQNLIIALINGGLASIIFGVILTPALAMIIFGFLCHSTVQPNGTSVYCSDLLDDTSCVALLVVGFLLLTPLLVLALAAYCRLARHLQLSMCFIPYSRAVYKNLPTSRQRRPSAGGCCGQKEGKERDGKGSVWV, encoded by the exons ATGAGTCTGTCACAGCATGGGACGCTGGAGAAGACGTTCTCTGATCACGGCCACTCATCCAGAGCCGGGTCAGGAGTTGTGGTGCCACCCCCTTACTCACTGGGTGGCAGCGAAGCTGCAGATGGTCCCCTGGAGCTGAGGGGTTCTCTAGACTGCTGGGCCTGCTCTGTGCTTGTGACTGCACAGAATCTCATCATCGCACTCATCAATGGTGGGCTGGCCAGCATCATCTTTGGCGTCATCCTGACCCCTGCTCTGGCCATGATCATATTTGGCTTCCTCTGCCATTCTACA GTGCAGCCCAATGGAACATCCGTGTACTGCTCAGACCTGCTGGACGATACCAGCTGTGTGGCTCTGCTGGTAGTGGGCTTCCTGCTGTTGACCCCTCTGTTGGTGCTGGCGCTAGCAGCCTACTGCCGCCTGGCTCGGCACCTACAGCTCAGCATGTGCTTCATTCCCTACAGCCGCGCTGTCTACAAGAATTTGCCAACCTCACGCCAACGGAGACCCAGCGCAGGAGGCTGCTGTGGCCAAAAAGAAGGAAAGGAGCGGGATGGGAAGGGCAGCGTTTGGGTTTAG